Proteins from a genomic interval of Numenius arquata chromosome 18, bNumArq3.hap1.1, whole genome shotgun sequence:
- the LAT2 gene encoding linker for activation of T-cells family member 2 — MAQLELLWAAAALMLLGATISLCIKCQLSATKREKQPSERRSLQESQRRFEVIRSYSTTTRRLDQIKETANSSIARKTTEEPGAFRHAGYGNRSEPRYQNFLTEDCLRGEAAYVEPISLDYYNCVRFFTSPNEKEEDSHSYQNVIIGVSQGSDPVTDDAVDYENSPAIHTWKLQQAEALQTESTDDEPDYVNTAPAPLSKPSVLRKV, encoded by the exons ATggcgcagctggagctgctgtgggCGGCCGCCGCGCTGATGCTGCTCGGGGCCACCATCAGCCTCTGCATCAAGTGCCAGCTCTCCG CTACCAAGCGAGAGAAGCAGCCGAGTGAGCGGAGGAGCCT GCAGGAAAGCCAGCGGAGGTTTGAGGTGATTCGATCCTATTCCA CTACAACCCGAAGGCTGGATCAAATTAAGGAAACTGCAAACTCATCAATAGCAag GAAAACCACGGAGGAGCCTGGTGCCTTTCGCCACGCTGGATATG gGAACAGGAGCGAGCCCAGGTACCAGAATTTCCTGACAG AGGACTGCCTGCGAGGGGAAGCTGCCTACGT GGAGCCTATATCTCTGGACTACTACAACTGTGTCAGGTTCTTCACATCACCCAACG AGAAAGAGGAGGATTCCCATTCCTATCAAAACGTCATCATTGGAGTGTCTCAGGGCTCCGATCCAG TCACAGATGACGCTGTAGACTACGAGAACAGCCCGGCGATACACACGTGGAAACTCCAGCAGGCAGAAG ctctgcagacagaaaGCACGGACGATGAGCCAGACTACGTCAACACGGCCCCTGCCCCGCTGTCAAAGCCAAG TGTTCTGCGTAAAGTCTGA